In one Candidatus Limnocylindrales bacterium genomic region, the following are encoded:
- a CDS encoding 3-deoxy-7-phosphoheptulonate synthase — MLHQTDDLRIAGLRTLIAPAILLEELPITERGSTVVAAGRDEATSIVRGTDDRLLVVVGPCSIHDPDAAIDYAKRLLPYREKLAGDLAIQMRVYFEKPRTTVGWKGLINDPFLDGSFRINRGLRRARELLLALAELGLPVGSEFLDTISPQFIADLISWGAIG, encoded by the coding sequence ATGCTTCACCAGACCGATGACCTGCGTATCGCCGGGCTGCGCACCCTGATCGCACCCGCCATCCTGCTCGAAGAGCTTCCGATCACCGAGCGCGGCTCGACCGTGGTTGCCGCCGGCAGGGACGAGGCGACGAGCATTGTCCGGGGTACGGACGACCGCCTGCTCGTCGTCGTGGGCCCATGCTCGATCCACGACCCCGACGCCGCGATCGACTATGCGAAACGGCTGCTCCCGTACCGCGAGAAGCTCGCCGGGGATCTCGCCATCCAGATGCGGGTCTACTTCGAGAAGCCCCGGACGACGGTCGGCTGGAAAGGCCTGATCAACGATCCGTTTCTCGACGGCAGCTTCCGCATCAACCGCGGCCTGCGGCGTGCGCGCGAGCTGCTCCTGGCGCTCGCCGAGCTCGGGCTTCCGGTCGGCTCCGAGTTTCTCGATACGATCAGCCCCCAGTTCATCGCCGACCTGATTTCGTGGGGCGCCATCGG